A portion of the Artemia franciscana unplaced genomic scaffold, ASM3288406v1 Scaffold_5008, whole genome shotgun sequence genome contains these proteins:
- the LOC136043361 gene encoding uncharacterized protein LOC136043361, producing MVRNRVPKRPKGVSHEAMNIAVSKVLMDKASIRSTATAFGIPKSTLIDNVRRAKELREQEQVGIPVPIQAGVSNSGTSSGGTFNSAFFPTRKERLSTAKVFTANEEGQLAVYLKHCSKVHYGMTLMQTRKFAYDYAKRLDKKVPHNWEEAQMAGPDWMKGFMIRQGDLSLRKPKKTSLARSSSFNRANVDRFLDNLEAVLHKYKFIGESIWNCDETGVTTVLDSPKVIAQTGTKQVGQVTTAERGELVTVCCFVNAIGGTVPPVFVFPRAKFKDHMMIGAPAGSLGLAQTTGWMTATLFYEAIKHFKKQVRCSKDSPVLLLLDNNESHIGLDVIMYARANGIVLLSFPPHCSHRVSASRYYYLWTTEVCFEKSIS from the coding sequence ATGGTTCGGAACAGAGTTCCAAAACGCCCGAAGGGTGTGTCACATGAGGCTATGAACATTGCTGTTTCCAAAGTTTTGATGGACAAAGCTTCAATTCGTAGTACTGCAACAGCTTTCGGAATACCTAAATCAACCCTTATCGACAACGTTCGCCGAGCAAAAGAACTACGCGAGCAAGAGCAAGTGGGCATACCAGTGCCTATTCAAGCTGGGGTCTCTAATTCTGGAACCTCTAGTGGTGGCACATTCAATAGTGCTTTTTTTCCGACAAGAAAAGAGAGACTGTCAACTGCAAAAGTTTTCACGGCCAATGAAGAGGGCCAGCTTGctgtttatttgaaacattgttCGAAAGTCCATTATGGTATGACCCTGATGCAAACACGAAAGTTTGCATATGATTATGCAAAAAGACTAGATAAGAAAGTTCCTCACAACTGGGAAGAAGCACAGATGGCTGGGCCAGACTGGATGAAGGGCTTTATGATAAGGCAAGGTGATTTGTCTCTCAGAAAGCCAAAGAAAACTAGCTTAGCTCGCAGCTCGAGCTTCAATCGTGCTAATGTTGACAGATTCCTTGACAACTTGGAGGCTGTCCTGCACAAATACAAATTCATAGGAGAAAGCATTTGGAACTGTGACGAAACGGGGGTCACAACTGTACTTGACAGCCCCAAGGTGATAGCACAAACCGGTACCAAGCAGGTTGGTCAGGTTACCACAGCTGAAAGGGGTGAACTTGTTACTGTTTGTTGCTTTGTCAATGCTATTGGTGGAACCGTGCCACCAGTCTTCGTATTCCCCAGAGCAAAGTTCAAGGATCATATGATGATTGGGGCCCCTGCAGGAAGTCTCGGCCTAGCCCAAACAACTGGTTGGATGACTGCAACATTGTTTTACGAGGCGATAAAGCATTTCAAGAAACAAGTTCGATGTTCAAAGGACAGCCCGGTCCTCTTATTGCTCGATAACAATGAGAGCCACATCGGTCTTGACGTTATCATGTACGCCCGTGCAAATGGCATTGTTTTACTATCCTTCCCACCCCACTGCAGTCATCGTGTTTCAGCCTCTAGATATTACTATCTATGGACCACTGAAGTCTGCTTTGAAAAGAGCATTTCATGA